The following proteins are encoded in a genomic region of Oncorhynchus kisutch isolate 150728-3 linkage group LG4, Okis_V2, whole genome shotgun sequence:
- the LOC109889629 gene encoding carboxypeptidase A1 — MKGLLVLTALFVAVFGKETFEGDQVLRITARDEVQLTLLKDLSEMEYLQLDVWMETTDLPTSVDIRVPFTSLQTVKAFLETEDIEYFIMIKDLQVMLDEEKEQMLSSARATAPRTSDDYDYSNYHTIADIYAFQDMLVAENPNLVSKIVIGQSYQGRPLNVLKFSTGGTNKPGIWLDTGIHSREWVTQASGTWFAKKIVTDYGRDAALTAILDKMDIFLEIVTNPDGYYYTHTSNRMWRKTRKPNPGSSCIGTDPNRNWDAGFGGPGASDSPCSETYRGPKAHSESEVKSIVDFVKSHGNLQAFVSIHSYSQMLLYPYGYTRTPCKDESELHNLARKAITDLASLYGTSYRYGSIINTIYQASGGTIDWTYNQGIKYSYTFELRDTGRYGFILPANQILPTAKETWLALMAIMEHTKDNTN, encoded by the exons ATGAAGGGGCTGCTCGTTTTGACTGCGCTGTTTGTGGCCGTTTTCGGCAAGGAGACTTTTGAGGG GGACCAGGTCCTTCGTATCACTGCGAGGGATGAGGTCCAGCTCACTCTTCTGAAGGATCTTTCTGAGATGGAATATCTCCAG TTGGATGTGTGGATGGAGACCACTGACCTCCCCACTTCTGTGGACATCAGAGTTCCCTTCACCAGCCTGCAGACCGTCAAAGCCTTCCTGGAGACCGAGGACATTGAGTACTTCATCATGATCAAGGACCTGCAG GTTATGCTGGATGAGGAGAAGGAGCAGATGCTGAGTTCTGCCCGCGCCACTGCCCCCAGAACCAGTGATGACTATGACTACTCCAACTACCACACCATAGCCGAC atctACGCTTTCCAGGACATGCTGGTGGCTGAGAATCCCAACCTGGTTAGCAAGATTGTGATTGGCCAGAGCTACCAGGGACGCCCCCTGAATGTGCTCAAG TTTAGCACTGGTGGAACCAACAAACCTGGTATCTGGCTTGACACTGGAATCCACTCCAGGGAATGGGTGACACAGGCTAGCGGCACCTGGTTCGCCAAGAAG ATTGTGACCGACTACGGACGTGACGCCGCCCTCACCGCCATCCTGGACAAGATGGACATCTTCCTGGAGATTGTGACCAACCCTGATGGCTACTACTACACCCACACTAGC AACCGTATGTGGCGTAAGACCAGGAAGCCCAACCCTGGCTCTTCCTGCATTGGAACTGACCCCAACAGAAACTGGGATGCTGGTTTTGGAG GTCCCGGTGCCAGTGACAGCCCCTGCTCTGAGACTTACCGTGGACCCAAGGCTCACTCTGAGTCTGAGGTCAAGTCCATCGTGGACTTTGTCAAGTCTCATGGCAACCTGCAGGCTTTCGTGTCCATCCATTCCTATTCCCAGATGCTCCTCTACCCCTATGGTTACACCAGGACCCCCTGCAAGGACGAGAGCGAACTG CACAACCTGGCCAGGAAGGCTATCACTGATCTGGCTTCCCTGTATGGAACCTCCTACAGATACGGCAGCATAATCAACACCATCT ATCAGGCTAGTGGTGGTACCATTGATTGGACCTACAACCAGGGCATCAAGTACTCCTACACCTTTGAGCTGAGAGACACCGGTCGCTATGGTTTCATCCTGCCAGCTAACCAGATCCTTCCTACTGCCAAGGAGACTTGGCTGGCTCTGATGGCCATCATGGAGCATACCAAGGACAACACCAACTAG